In Streptomyces pluripotens, the genomic window AGAAATGCTGTTGCACCGGGCGGTCGAGGAAGCGGGCGGACAGCCAGCCGCCGATGAAGGCGCCCGCGACTCCGATCAGAGTGGTGCCGATCAGACCGCCCGGGTCGCGGCCCGGCAGCAGCGTCTTGGCGATGGCGCCGGCCAGCAGGCCGAGGATGATCCAGCCGATTATGCCCACGGTGTTGACCTCCGATCGGGTCGGGTCCGCCGGACACCGACTCCTGGTTTGCGTG contains:
- a CDS encoding GlsB/YeaQ/YmgE family stress response membrane protein, which gives rise to MGIIGWIILGLLAGAIAKTLLPGRDPGGLIGTTLIGVAGAFIGGWLSARFLDRPVQQHFFDLYTWGAAVVGSLVLLVGYRLLFGNSRN